The following are encoded in a window of Psilocybe cubensis strain MGC-MH-2018 chromosome 4, whole genome shotgun sequence genomic DNA:
- a CDS encoding putative electron transfer flavoprotein-ubiquinone oxidoreductase, mitochondrial: MLFLTPKISLPIPHPPQMSNKGNYVASLSQFTRWLAGVAENKYGVEIYPGFAGTQLLLSDEPDSTNPWGNKFRSVQGVITNEVGLTKNYRMKSSFEPGMAFRAKVTLLAEGAHGSLSKQAIILHNPRKEAEPQTYGIGLKEVWRVDPEKHKPGEVVHMLEWPLDKDTYGGGWVYHMDGGLVSLGLVIGLDYKNPWLSPDCEFQRMKHHPYFRALLTFPKAERLSYAARVLNEGGLQSVPKLNFPGGALVGFSAGFVNIAKIKGTHNAMKSGILAAKAAWNAVHPSEAESSDGTVAAAADMSSSWVQKDLHEVRNLRPSFGTRLWLWGGIIYSGIDSLILKGRVLWTFKHHGPKGKTKNPDSTSSLDSSLTEPAGNHMPIEYPPFEAPWLRITFKTNLVCVMSDILTSLSSIASELDSELTVIAVFHGKSTHLLLRTTN; encoded by the exons ATGCTCTTCCTTACCCCCAAAATCTCTCTGCCAATACCCCACCCCCCACAAATGTCTAACAAGGGCAACTACGTTGCTTCGCTCTCACAATTTACCAGGTGGCTCGCCGGCGTGGCCGAGAACAAATACGGCGTCGAGATATATCCCGGCTTCGCAGGCACGCAGCTACTTCTCAGCGACGAACCCGATTCCACCAATCCATGGGGCAACAAATTTCGTAGCGTGCAGGGCGTGATCACCAACGAAGTTGGCTTGACGAAGAACTATCGCATGAAATCTTCGTTTGAGCCTGGGATGGCGTTCCGTGCAAAGGTAACTCTTCTTGCCGAAGGTGCTCACGGAAGTCTGTCGAAGCAAGCTATTATCTTGCACAATCCTCGCAAGGAGGCAGAGCCCCAGACGTATGGAATCGGTCTGAAGGAGGTTTGGCGTGTCGATCCGGAGAAACATAAACCCGGAGAGGTCGTGCACATGCTCGAATGGCCTCTAGACAAAGACACTTACGGCGGTGGATGGGTGTACCACATGGATGGAGGGCTCGTCAGTCTGGGGCTAGTAATTGGGCTGGATTACAAAAATCCATGGCTGAGCCCGGATTGTGAATTCCAG CGCATGAAACACCACCCATACTTCCGCGCTCTCCTCACATTCCCCAAAGCCGAACGCCTCTCTTACGCTGCGCGCGTGTTGAACGAAGGAGGCTTGCAGTCCGTGCCCAAGCTAAACTTCCCTGGTGGTGCTCTCGTCGGCTTCTCCGCTGGATTCGTCAACATTGCAAAGATTAAAGGAACCCATAACGCGATGAAGAGCGGCATTCTTGCCGCCAAAGCTGCTTGGAACGCTGTGCACCCTAGTGAAGCGGAATCGTCAGATGGCACTGTTGCAGCCGCTGCTGACATGTCATC GTCATGGGTGCAGAAGGATCTGCATGAAGTGCGCAACTTGCGGCCATCGTTCGGAACGCGTTTGTGGCTATGGGGTGGAATTATCTATTCGGGAATCGATTCGTTAATCTTAAAGGGACGGGTACTCTGGACATTCAAGCACCACGGACCGAAAGGCAAAACAAAGAACCCT GACTCGACATCATCGCTAGATTCTTCTTTAACCGAGCCCGCTGGAAACCATATGCCCATTGAATACCCACCCTTTGAGGCGCCCTGGCTCCGAATCACCTTTAAGACCAATTTGGTCTGCGTCATGTCGGATATCCTCACATCTCTATCCAGCATCGCATCTGAACTGGACAGCGAGCTGACAGTCATTGCAGTCTTTCATGGCAAGTCAACACACCTTTTGTTGAGGACCACAAACTGA
- a CDS encoding putative electron transfer flavoprotein-ubiquinone oxidoreductase, mitochondrial, producing MLRYRKPLKPALSLVRSFKTSVWHRNDSSAAPFNAAAVERAEDEVDVCIVGGGPAGISAAIRLKQIEREKGNEIRVVVLEKGTEIGSHIVSGAVIEPRALDELLPDWTSMSDHPLTQP from the exons ATGTTGCGGTACAGGAAACCGTTGAAGCCAGCTTTGAGTCTGGTAAGGTCCTTCAAGACCTCAGTCTGGCACAGGAACGACTCCTCGGCAGCGCCATTCAACGCCGCCGCAGTCGAGCGGGCGGAGGATGAGGTCGATGTCTGCATTGTCGGTGGTGGACCTGCTGGTATCAGTGCTGCGATTCGCCTGAAGCAGATCGAACGTGAAAAAGGGAACGAAATCCGTGTTGTTGTGCTCGAGAAGGGCACTGAAATAG GTTCCCATATTGTCTCTGGTGCTGTGATTGAACCTCGCGCACTGGATGAATTGCTGCCAGACTGGACATCCATGTCTGACCACCCTCTTACACAACCCTAA